A genomic segment from Neodiprion lecontei isolate iyNeoLeco1 chromosome 1, iyNeoLeco1.1, whole genome shotgun sequence encodes:
- the LOC107225704 gene encoding uncharacterized protein LOC107225704, protein MLETSWKIALLFGLTLGLATGKPTDSFHRRKNVESALISNELDDRTSNSSRNLRFGDQERYREGRLSEAEFSSYNIKDPNGPGTYAFGYDNVVDAEGNEQFRNEEKLRNGTVLGEYGYTDYKSKRIVRVTYSSDIRGYRAKTEVLPLDDIY, encoded by the exons ATGCTCGAGACG TCATGGAAAATCGCTCTTCTCTTCGGCCTGACTTTGGGCCTGGCTACCGGAAAACCGACCGACTCTTTTCACCGGAGGAAAAATGTCGAGAGTGCGTTAATCAGCAACGAACTTGATGATCGGACGAGCAATTCATCACGAAATTTACGATTCGGTGATCAGGAGCGGTACAGAGAAGGTCGACTCTCCGAGGCAGAGTTTTCATCCTACAACATTAAAGATCCCAAC GGACCTGGAACCTACGCCTTTGGCTACGACAACGTCGTCGATGCAGAAGGTAACGAACAATTTCGCAACGAAGAAAAGCTTCGGAATGGAACGGTGCTCGGGGAATACGGCTACACCGATTACAAGAGCAAAAGAATCGTCCGTGTCACTTATTCGTCGGATATAAGAGGCTACAG agcGAAGACGGAAGTGCTACCTCTGGACGacatttattaa
- the LOC107225638 gene encoding uncharacterized protein LOC107225638 — protein MARGGDADLEPEVRQRIGSFPGDTGNGTVALIHTECSRRPIRCPRLDCAVNVAFSALTHHFLFDHPEVPILSVEPEAKSTLIVSFASLSCDSSRCLALLLVSGKLTGAAARLFNGSQIQPRYRNRLPLPVLAARLHWSSQNPCEDDGNSHGEEQSQGDIVIAWVAGLDVGDATTGTLRCSIQVVDGNDDGGLRSLTYTGPVNSLRTAQRPREVFATGDCVILHQGFIDHITSGSTSLNVNVTVH, from the exons ATGGCGAGAGGCGGCGACGCTGATCTGGAGCCGGAAGTTCGTCAGAGAATCGGGAGCTTCCCCGGGGATACAGGCAACGGAACCGTCGCCCTGATTCACACCGAGTGTTCCCGAAGGCCCATCAGGTGCCCAAGACTAGACTGCGCCGTCAACGTCGCGTTTTCCGCCCTTACGCATCACTTCCTCTTCGATCATCCCGAGGTTCCGATCCTGAGCGTTGAACCTGAAGCCAAAAGCACCCTCATCGTCAGCTTCGCCTCTCTGTCCTGCGACTCGAGTCGCTGTCTTGCCTTGCTTTTAGTTTCCGGTAAACTGAC AGGTGCAGCGGCCAGATTATTCAACGGAAGTCAGATCCAGCCGAGGTACCGCAACAGGCTTCCGCTTCCGGTTTTGGCCGCGCGACTCCATTGGTCGAGTCAAAATCCTTGCGAGGACGACGGAAACTCTCACGGCGAGGAGCAAAGTCAGGGCGATATCGTAATCGCTTGGGTTGCCGGTCTGGATGTAGGGGATGCAACGACTGGCACTTTGCGATGCAGTATTCAA GTAGTCGACGGTAACGACGACGGTGGTCTGCGATCGTTGACCTATACGGGGCCCGTAAATTCCCTGCGAACAGCGCAACGTCCACGGGAAGTTTTCGCGACCGGTGACTGCGTAATTTTGCACCAAGGCTTCATCGACCACATTACATCCGGCTCCACCAGCCTCAATGTAAACGTGACCGTGCACTGA
- the LOC107225686 gene encoding SH3 domain-containing protein Dlish gives MAFLCPVRIRRGKKKKPGTHNFSLEKDGGGGGPGGVGLGARVPLPPGRITGSASIETLVRVGIEKENGLSPDSKMVIVHDFTPCVDDELQVKRGQVVNILYRENDWVYVIAADTRMEGFVPHSYCAPYASQLAESTLATLNNVKKKLPRSNENDIDSPNISRSQILHEIQQTDTGSTSDSDSYIRHNITTTDATINRCNVAQSQNSLQSTSSQPDVHPFFKDPSAGRYIVLYTFVARDENDVSVERGEFVTVLNRDDPDWFWVLRHCDGNEGFVPSGFVYPGHILHANNLTDPHNLGTGNANVTGSEPLQQKDVRDFRDETSGTELVVLYDYKAQAPDDLSVRRADWIYADLANQTVDGWLWAYAPKTRKYGFIPKAYARPPAMTSL, from the exons ATGGCTTTTTTGTGCCCAGTCCGTATACGccgtgggaaaaaaaagaaac CTGGGACTCATAACTTTAGTTTGGAGAAAGATGGAGGCGGTGGAGGACCCGGGGGGGTTGGACTTGGGGCCAGAGTCCCTCTGCCTCCAGGAAGAATAACGGGGAGTGCAAGTATCGAGACGCTAGTCAGAGTTGGAATCGAAAAGGAGAACGGACTTTCGCCGGACAGCAAAATGGTGATCGTTCATGATTTCACACCCTGCGTGGACGACGAGCTTCAAGTCAAGCGGGGTCAG GTGGTGAATATTTTGTACAGAGAGAACGACTGGGTCTATGTCATTGCGGCAGATACTCGAATGGAGGGATTTGTGCCGCACTCTTACTGTGCCCCTTACGCGTCACAGCTGGCTGAGTCGACGCTTGCAACCTTAAATAATGTCAAGAAAAAACTCCCTCGTTCCAATGAAAACGATATTGATTCACCGAACATTTCTCGATCTCAAATTCTGCACGAGATACAGCAAACAGATACCGGATCCACTTCTGACAGCGATAGCTATATTCGACACAATATTACCACAACGGATGCTACCATAAATAGATGCAATGTTGCTCAATCTCAAAACTCTCTGCAGAGTACATCTTCGCAGCCAGATGTGCACCCGTTCTTCAAG GATCCATCAGCAGGAAGATATATAGTACTGTACACATTTGTGGCACGCGACGAAAACGATGTGAGCGTTGAACGAGGCGAGTTTGTCACCGTTCTAAACCGTGATGATCCAGACTGGTTTTGGGTACTTCGACATTGTGATGGCAACGAAGGCTTTGTACCGTCAGGTTTTGTCTACCCTGGACATATTCTCCATGCCAACAACTTGACAGATCCTCACAATTTAG GAACAGGCAACGCGAATGTAACTGGTAGCGAACCGTTGCAGCAGAAGGATGTTAGAGATTTCCGCGACGAAACGAGTGGCACAGAACTAGTGGTTCTTTACGATTATAAAGCACAAGCACCGGACGACCTCTCAGTGAGAAGAGCTGACTGGATTTATGCAGATCTAGCTAATCAGACTGTGGATGGATGGCTGTGGGCGTATGCACCGAAAACTCGCAAGTATGGTTTTATTCCCAAGGCATACGCTCGTCCCCCTGCAATGACTAGCCTATAA